A single window of Gemmatimonadota bacterium DNA harbors:
- a CDS encoding YihY/virulence factor BrkB family protein, with translation MTQDPGRSEQQEPARQRDDPRRDVSAEEERPTAQTFLGIVKLSFMEWLGEGVMHWGAALSYYTLFSLGPVLIFLVGTAGMFFDDAAAREQILSQLRLLLGSRGAEIADTILVQATFPGFGSVQALLSLLALLVGATAVFGNIQGALNDIWHVKPVTGTVRNALRTRLMAFVMILVLGGLVLLSFLVSAATSLLEPFIEARLPGGSLLVRALDFAVSTALLWLVFAAVYQVLPDARIAWRDVWVGGLVTAVLFAIGKLAIGGFLGRRDPGSVFGAAGSLFALLIWIYYSAQIFLVGASFTEVWARSRGRAIRPEPYAGRVVQRVVPTR, from the coding sequence ATGACCCAGGATCCGGGTCGTTCCGAGCAACAGGAGCCCGCGCGCCAGCGCGACGATCCCCGCCGCGACGTGTCGGCCGAGGAGGAGCGCCCCACAGCCCAGACCTTCCTGGGGATCGTCAAGCTGAGCTTCATGGAGTGGTTGGGAGAGGGCGTCATGCACTGGGGCGCCGCGCTTTCCTACTACACGCTGTTCTCGCTCGGACCCGTGCTCATCTTCCTGGTGGGAACGGCCGGGATGTTCTTCGACGATGCGGCGGCTCGGGAGCAGATCCTGTCGCAGCTGCGCCTCCTGCTCGGAAGTCGGGGCGCGGAGATCGCCGATACCATCCTGGTCCAGGCGACCTTCCCCGGCTTCGGCTCCGTGCAGGCGCTGCTCTCCCTGCTCGCGCTCCTGGTGGGCGCGACCGCCGTGTTCGGCAACATCCAAGGCGCGCTCAACGACATCTGGCACGTGAAGCCGGTCACCGGCACCGTGCGCAACGCCCTGCGCACCCGCCTCATGGCCTTCGTGATGATCCTCGTTCTCGGGGGTCTGGTTCTTCTCTCCTTCCTGGTCTCCGCCGCGACCTCTCTTCTCGAGCCTTTCATCGAGGCCCGCCTGCCGGGCGGGAGCCTGCTCGTGCGGGCGCTCGACTTCGCCGTGTCGACCGCGTTGCTCTGGCTGGTCTTCGCGGCCGTCTACCAGGTCCTGCCGGACGCACGGATCGCCTGGCGCGACGTGTGGGTGGGCGGTCTGGTCACGGCCGTCCTCTTCGCCATCGGGAAGCTCGCCATCGGGGGCTTCCTGGGCCGACGTGATCCCGGTTCCGTCTTCGGGGCGGCGGGGTCCCTCTTCGCGCTGCTCATCTGGATCTACTACTCGGCTCAGATCTTCCTGGTGGGGGCGTCGTTCACCGAGGTCTGGGCCCGTTCGCGCGGACGCGCCATCCGACCGGAACCCTACGCCGGGCGGGTCGTCCAGCGCGTGGTTCCGACCCGCTGA
- a CDS encoding universal stress protein yields MQRRIVVPLDASDRAERALAWALAAHEPPGELHLIAVASGDAAAGGEAARVASDYLSQVVGRLSPNTTHVETVVRVGDPGAAVAGYADEVDADLLVVSSHGQGVLGRLHLDPLTDHLVYHSPCPLLSVRSDGRRPRAALSAGPPPSTLSVLLDGSDEAERALEAPALLRLPLSTRIVLLRVLERPPSVERPRDGSHLDPMLERDRQATEAYLDEVAARVRLWGFTRVLSEVVVGGSVAHTGIERSAAHGCALIVMTPHARTGLPHLAQGSLAATVVRTAEVPVLLYPALEAA; encoded by the coding sequence ATGCAGCGCCGCATCGTCGTTCCGCTCGACGCCAGTGACCGGGCCGAGCGCGCCCTCGCGTGGGCGCTGGCGGCGCACGAGCCACCCGGTGAGTTGCATCTCATCGCGGTGGCGAGCGGCGATGCGGCCGCGGGAGGGGAAGCGGCCCGGGTTGCATCGGACTATCTGAGCCAGGTGGTGGGGCGCTTGAGCCCGAACACCACCCACGTGGAGACGGTCGTGCGGGTCGGGGATCCGGGCGCCGCCGTGGCGGGCTACGCGGACGAGGTGGACGCCGATCTGCTGGTGGTCTCGAGCCACGGGCAGGGTGTGTTGGGGCGCCTGCACCTCGACCCGTTGACCGACCACCTGGTCTACCACTCCCCCTGTCCATTGCTCTCGGTGCGGTCCGACGGGCGCCGGCCCAGGGCCGCTCTCAGCGCCGGGCCGCCCCCATCCACCCTCTCCGTGCTCCTCGACGGATCGGACGAGGCGGAGCGCGCGCTGGAGGCACCGGCGCTGCTCCGCCTTCCCCTGTCGACCCGCATCGTGCTCCTGCGCGTGCTGGAGCGTCCGCCGAGCGTGGAGCGCCCGCGCGACGGGTCTCACCTGGATCCGATGCTGGAGCGCGATCGCCAGGCCACCGAGGCCTACCTGGACGAGGTCGCGGCCCGGGTCCGACTCTGGGGCTTCACCCGTGTGCTCTCCGAAGTGGTCGTCGGCGGATCGGTAGCCCACACCGGGATCGAACGCTCTGCCGCGCACGGGTGTGCGCTGATCGTCATGACGCCCCACGCCCGGACCGGGCTCCCGCACCTGGCCCAGGGCAGTCTCGCCGCGACGGTCGTGCGCACGGCGGAGGTCCCTGTGCTGCTGTACCCCGCGCTGGAGGCAGCATGA
- a CDS encoding DUF2188 domain-containing protein, which produces MNKSTKKAIKKHLDNASKTVAKAGEKIRPGKSSSSTPKKTVAAAAGLAALGAAGVATARALKQRKANGSGDEPSTTFRVEADGEEGWILTSDGKEGDQRFGSKREALRVARRQAAEAQPSRLIIHRTDGRVQRSHTY; this is translated from the coding sequence ATGAACAAGAGCACGAAGAAGGCGATCAAGAAGCACCTGGACAACGCCTCCAAGACGGTGGCCAAGGCCGGGGAGAAGATCCGACCGGGCAAGAGCAGCAGCTCGACGCCCAAGAAGACGGTGGCGGCCGCTGCAGGTCTGGCGGCCCTGGGGGCCGCGGGCGTGGCCACCGCGCGTGCGCTCAAGCAGCGGAAGGCGAACGGGAGCGGGGACGAGCCGTCGACCACGTTCCGGGTGGAAGCGGACGGTGAAGAGGGATGGATCCTGACCAGCGACGGCAAGGAAGGCGATCAGCGCTTCGGCAGCAAGCGCGAGGCGTTGCGGGTGGCCCGTCGGCAGGCGGCCGAAGCCCAGCCGAGCCGGTTGATCATCCACCGCACCGACGGACGCGTCCAGCGCTCGCACACCTATTGA
- a CDS encoding BamA/TamA family outer membrane protein has protein sequence MATERALLLLALACVATPCALAAQNTEPPPGPERSGPPLFLIDTETGVAELQFDIAGDAVEPARLADQIALTGPGFVDEARRFLSWIPFISEPPLTSFSPIELQKDKIRLVRFLERDGFPQAAVDYRVRLDTARNAVTVVFEVEPGPPQVLDSVSVSGADEGPLLLPPELESEWRGFRRDLTRERGERLSQARVSTLASRVLEWWRDHGFAFTRVRSRVEPSRVDAGASTELPAIVELMVTPGPQTTIGSIVIEGDSALSERTILRELPFQTGDRFRSSQLAEGQSQLFGLEIVRLALVGVPDDQPVDSTAEVRVRIEEGSPRIIEGRLGYTSDEGITTQASWSHRDFLGAARVLTLSAEARTGWWSGQQGPSARYSITPTLRQPWLGHYRVSGLVTPFFEYRDDLRDRSTRVGVSSTVLWERGALRTMSLSYNLSGRRVLQARGGALTGVTDFLGYLEALDTLDVDVRTSALQYAASWGEIDDPLAPRSGWVARIGAEITGPAALSNVQYGRLNGRLQGFLPIARRGALLLRGSLGQLLPYGESVPSGGDEVQTFLRLRDGVFTAGGTQDVRGWGPELLGPKVPDIRVTTRGDSVILGSASRYVPLGGLNRWTGSVELQLPMPFVSGPYSVHAFLDAGRVWTADDRFTDPAAPSLLDLDDGVFYGTGAGVQIGTPVGPLRLSVGYKLNPGVLDLRDPADVAEALITGSPLADVPEDQGRRWQIHLSIGRPF, from the coding sequence ATGGCTACTGAGCGCGCGCTGCTCCTGCTCGCTCTCGCCTGTGTGGCTACGCCGTGTGCGCTCGCTGCCCAGAACACGGAGCCCCCACCCGGCCCGGAACGCTCCGGTCCTCCGCTCTTCCTCATCGATACGGAGACGGGCGTCGCCGAGCTCCAGTTCGACATCGCCGGAGACGCGGTTGAACCGGCGCGGCTCGCGGACCAGATCGCGCTGACCGGTCCCGGCTTCGTGGACGAGGCGCGTCGCTTCCTCTCGTGGATCCCGTTCATCTCCGAACCGCCGCTCACGTCCTTCAGCCCGATCGAGCTGCAGAAGGACAAGATCCGGCTGGTTCGCTTCCTGGAACGGGACGGGTTCCCCCAGGCGGCCGTCGACTACCGGGTGCGCCTGGATACCGCGCGCAACGCGGTGACGGTGGTGTTCGAAGTGGAGCCGGGGCCGCCACAGGTGTTGGACTCCGTGTCGGTCAGCGGCGCCGACGAGGGGCCGCTGCTCCTGCCGCCGGAGCTGGAATCCGAATGGCGTGGCTTCCGGCGCGACCTGACCCGCGAGCGTGGGGAGCGCCTCAGCCAGGCCCGCGTCTCCACGCTGGCGAGCCGGGTGCTGGAGTGGTGGCGCGATCACGGATTCGCGTTCACCCGGGTGCGCTCCCGGGTAGAACCCAGCCGCGTGGACGCCGGCGCTTCCACGGAGCTGCCCGCCATCGTCGAGCTCATGGTGACGCCAGGGCCCCAGACGACGATCGGAAGCATCGTGATCGAAGGCGACAGCGCCCTCTCCGAGCGCACGATCCTCCGTGAGCTGCCCTTCCAGACCGGCGATCGCTTCCGCTCCAGCCAGCTCGCGGAGGGCCAGTCCCAGCTGTTCGGCCTGGAGATCGTACGGCTGGCCCTGGTCGGCGTCCCGGACGATCAACCGGTCGACTCGACGGCGGAGGTCCGCGTGCGGATCGAGGAGGGCTCTCCCCGGATCATCGAGGGACGGTTGGGCTACACCTCCGACGAGGGGATCACCACGCAGGCCTCCTGGAGCCATCGCGACTTCCTGGGCGCTGCCCGCGTGTTGACCCTGAGCGCCGAGGCCCGCACCGGCTGGTGGTCGGGACAGCAGGGACCTTCCGCGCGGTACAGCATCACGCCGACGTTGCGCCAGCCGTGGCTGGGCCACTACCGCGTGTCCGGGCTGGTCACACCGTTCTTCGAATACCGCGACGACCTGCGCGACCGCTCCACACGCGTGGGGGTGAGCTCGACCGTCTTGTGGGAGCGGGGTGCGCTGCGGACGATGTCGCTCTCGTACAACCTGTCGGGTCGACGCGTCCTGCAGGCGCGCGGTGGCGCCCTGACCGGAGTCACCGACTTCCTCGGCTACCTGGAAGCGCTCGACACGCTCGACGTGGACGTGCGCACGAGCGCGCTGCAGTACGCGGCCAGCTGGGGAGAGATCGACGACCCGCTGGCACCGCGCTCCGGCTGGGTGGCGCGGATCGGAGCCGAGATCACCGGGCCGGCGGCGCTGTCCAACGTCCAGTACGGGCGTCTCAACGGACGGCTGCAGGGCTTCCTGCCCATCGCCCGCCGGGGCGCGTTGCTCCTGCGAGGCAGTCTGGGACAGCTGCTTCCGTATGGCGAGAGCGTCCCGTCCGGCGGCGACGAGGTCCAGACCTTCCTCCGCCTGCGCGACGGGGTGTTCACTGCGGGAGGCACGCAAGACGTGCGGGGTTGGGGACCCGAGTTGCTCGGTCCCAAGGTCCCCGACATCCGGGTGACCACGCGCGGCGACAGCGTGATCCTGGGGAGTGCGTCCCGCTACGTCCCCCTGGGAGGGCTCAACCGGTGGACGGGCTCGGTCGAGCTGCAACTCCCGATGCCGTTCGTGTCGGGGCCCTACTCCGTCCACGCGTTCCTGGATGCCGGTCGGGTGTGGACCGCCGATGATCGCTTCACCGATCCGGCGGCACCCAGCCTGCTCGACCTGGACGATGGGGTGTTCTACGGGACCGGCGCCGGCGTCCAGATCGGCACACCGGTCGGCCCGCTGCGACTTTCCGTGGGCTACAAGCTCAACCCGGGCGTCCTGGATCTGCGGGACCCCGCGGACGTCGCCGAGGCGCTCATCACCGGGAGTCCCCTCGCCGACGTTCCCGAAGATCAGGGGCGCCGATGGCAGATCCATCTGTCCATCGGGCGCCCGTTCTAG